In Conger conger chromosome 5, fConCon1.1, whole genome shotgun sequence, the DNA window CTTGACTATATCGGCCTTAGGCTGGGAAATCTAATTCCAGATTACTTACCAGGAACTAATAAATGAGGGAGCACATGTCACTTTCTTTCAGAATACTTTTTATGGATAGAGGTCAAAATTTATTTTTGGCTTTTGAGGaagtattattttatgtatcaTCCCTCTGGCTTTAATGATATGCATCCATTATTTGGTTCTTCAGAAGCCGCGGTGAGAATTACTGGACTGCAGTAGTGGGGGAGTTTGACATCACTAAGGCTGACCCTGAGGAGCAAGTGATGAGGGTGAATCGCATAATTACTCATCCGAAGGTAACTGCATAGTTTTGTGCTGTATCTCTCTTACTCACAATTATGTGtttgtctctcagtgtctctctctaaTGTTGAATCTGTACTCAAACTGTAATGTCTCCTTCAGAGACAATTCAGAAGTTTTATTTTGATGTATAGCTCTGCCATTCATatgcgttttatttttttttatttgctttattttgttcTGTCTATAGTTTAATCCGAAGACCTTCAACAATGACATAGCTCTGGTGGAACTGACATCCCCGGTGGTGCTCTCTGACCGCGTCTCCCCAGTCTGCCTGCCCTCCGGACAGGAGCCTCCTGTGGGGACCCCTTGTTTGGTGGCTGGGTGGGGCTCAATGTATGAAGGTGAGGAAGACCACTCCATATTGTTACCTTCACAGCAAGACTTAAATGTGACCTAATCTCCTAAATTACTTGTTGTAATGCAACATTGTGGTCTATTTAAAGCGCAGTGTCAGTTGATGTTGGCTGTCATGATATCCAATACAATGCACTCTGGCAATCAGGGGTACGCTTATACAAGGGCATTTTCATTCTGTGTCTTTACCAAAATGCTGTTCCTGCGTCCTCCTTTCACTATGTTTTCTTTGACTAATGCTGGCTTCTTTTTCTGTCCCTAGATGGGCCCCCTGCAGACAAAGTGATGGAAGCCAAGGTGCCTCTCCTCCCCCAAAACACCTGTAAGAACACTCTAGGGAAGGATCTGGTCACCAATACCATGTTCTGTGCTGGCTATCTGTCAGGGGGCATTGACTCCTGTCAAGTGAGTTCCAAATAACTTCTCACTTCATGTCCtccaaattttaaagcaacttGTAATAGATTGCATTCTCAACTGAAAATGACTGTGAAACTCATTACAGGGAAACTGTAGCATTGATACTCTCTGCTCCCCACACAGGGTGATTCTGGGGGTCCCCTGATCTACCCGGACCGAATTTCAGGGCGCTTTCAGCTGTATGGCATCACCTCCTGGGGCGACGGGTGCGGAGAGAAAGGGAAACCTGGGGTGTACACACGGGTTACTGCCTTCTCCGACTGGATCCTTGGTGAAATTCAGAGTGAGTCTTCCCATTGTTTTGAACTTGTGTCCCCAGAaagcaacataaaaacaacTTTGCTGCAATTACTTGTTTTATAAATTATTGAGTTTAGCTATGTATTTCTCATTAAAGTATTGAGTTTAGCCATGTATTTCTCAAAGAAGGGTAGAAGGCAAATTCAATAGCAGGCATTGAAAAGTAAAGTTTGGCAATTCTGTATAAATTCAATGGCGTGCATTCTTTTTACACCAGAATCCTCTGGGAGCCGGGAACCTACATGTCCGGAGTTGCTGAAGACGTCTGAACTGTCTGAGGAGCAgcagaggtcagagttcaggTCTCTGTGCCGCTTCTACACCCTCACCTGTCCCCCTTCCCATGGTGTTGCCGCTTGCACCAAGGTGGCTGAGGACAAGTGCTTGAACCGCTACAAGAAATGCCGTGAGTGTCCTCTGTTATCCATTCAGTCCTTAGAAATACCATTCACTCCTTACAAAGATAAAAACATTTGTGCATATCCCAAATTAAGTTCCTGTACAAAATTAAAACATAGTACTTTTGTCAAAATGTTCTTTAACTACAAAGTTACAGTGGCACTGTCTTGTTGGCtggtttatttcatttgttgtgAAGGGGGAGGTTCTAATTAGTCAGAATATAATTATAATCCATTCTTCACTACTCTAgccaggaaatacatttttattagctCAAGGTAATTATCATAAAATACTTAAACCTTATGAGGTTTCCAAACTAAATGTATAACACTAGAATTAAGTAAATTTGGAAACTGTGTTCTGTATTGTACTGAGAATATACTCCTTGGCTGTGCAGGGAACATGCACTGTTCTGGCTGGGCTCTGCACTGTGAATTAAGCACTCTCATTGGTTGGCAATTTGTGTCTGGCATTGGCAGAACTGCGCTCCTTCCTGCAGACGCTGCTGGACCTCCTGCAGCGCGCCGAGGACTACATCAGAGAGAAGGTGGACCTGACCTTCTTCACCCAAACTCTGCCTCAGCTGGTGGAGCACATTTACAGCACTGCCTTCTCTGGCCGAGAGCGCCGCCAGGCTCCGGTGCAAACAGGTACGCTGCCACCAACAAAGTCACCAGTTGGGAAAGTTATACTGGTATGTCATTTTGGACTGCCAAAGATctaatatttgttttcatgtgAATGTAAAAAGAACATGTTTGCAAAAAAGGTCCCATTCCCATTAGTAatacattttaccatttaccactcCAAGTCTGTGGACATTAATTCTGCTATAACTACTgttcaaaaatgtaatattctgaGTAACTACAGAGATAGCTGGAGCTGATGATACAAATCAATGCTTTTAGAAAATCCTTAGTGgagtacattttttttatacattgagTAACAGGTGTATTATTTCAAAAGAACAGGTAGGAGTGACTGCTGCACCAGAAGAAGTGGGTCATCATTCACCCCCTCTTTTTGAGGAGGTTGGACCCCTAGTGGATGATTGGGCCAATTACCTGAGAGGTATTGCTGAGGATCTGGACCGCAGTGCCACTGACCAAGACCATAAACCACTACCCCAGGAGAAGAGGCTTTTTCTACAGGTAAACATTTAGGTGCATAAGCCCTTCTAAAATACTCTATGAGGGAAATAAAGGGATCAATAAagacaatggaaaaaataagaatagaGTAGCtgaaaaaaagtaaagaaagtAAGGTGTTTAATTCAACTGATCTTGTTGTCTGATCCGCAGGGAGAGGATGGCGCTCTTTACCAGCTGGAAGGAGAATACCGCTCTCTGATCAGTCAGCTCCGCTCCAGGCTGGGCTCTGGGGATGCCCCTGCTAAAGCAAGCACAGATCTAGCTATTCCCCACGAAGACAGTGACATTTCCTCTTCTGCTGGGGCTGAAAGGGCGGTGCCATCCCGTACCTCCCCTCAATCTCAGGGAAAGATTCCCACATCCATGGTTCACACTGCATGGGAATTTGGGGAACAAACCACAAAGACCTCCCCAGACATTCTGCCTACTCATGTGTCTTTGGATCAGGCCATGGAGCATAATCCACAAGTGTCACGGCTGAATCCGTTGTCATCATCTCGGTCAGCTCCTCGCGCAGACACCCCTGATGCCAGTGAGCCAACAACTTCTGACCCTACACAGATGCTTCTCCTCGTTCCTCCCACACTTTTTCCTTTCAAGAATAATCCAGCACACAGAAGACAAACAGGTAGGCTTCCTCATTAAAAGAGCATTTTACTTCCTTTTAGAATAGTGAGGGGGGAGTTTGGCAGTGAACCCTTTCCTTAAGAATGCTCAGAGGTCCAAGGTATCTGGAGGCACACAGGATAGGCCTGGGTCTTCTTCCTCTGAGGACGGTTGCATCTATCTCAAGGAACTCGATATAGGGTTCAAACAGTTGGTGGGACACTAAGCCAGTAATCAAGTCAATGTAAGGATTATGTTTCCCAAGAACCTGGGGTTGTATAAGAAAGTGGCATTGTATAAGTTCGGAATGAGACTAGCAGACTTGTAGCTGAATGGAGGTGGCGAGCTGCTTAAGCTTTCCAGAAACCAGGGGTCTTCCATCAAATGCAGTGAGAGACAGGGGTTCAAGATGACTGATTAATGGCAGCCCCCGATTAATGGCTCGGGAGTGCTCTAAAAATGTCCCAGATACCCCAGAATCAATAAAGACCATCAGGCCCTTACTGCAAAATTCCACATCAGGAAGCATATATTTGGATGCCAATTCGTCCTTCGAACATTCTGAAAGACCTTATTAAAAAGAGATGCTACCTCCACATCCTTCCactcattctgtgtgtgtaaaattcATTAGAAAAGCCAGCAACACTGTGAACCTTGATGGAGTGAAACAAGTTTTCTCAAAGCATCTCACGCACTTCTGGGTTGGCCCACCAAAAGCTCAGCTCACTAGCAAAATTCTGAATGACCAAGTAAGCTGAGAACTGTAAGAACTGTAAGCTGAGAACTGTAGGCCACCTTGGAATGCTCTGTGAGGAAACTGGACAGCTGGGGCTTGAACATGAGAAAACATTGTGTGCAAAAGCCTCGGCATTTGGccaaggcattacattacattacattattggcatttggcagacgctcttatccagagcgacgtacaacaaagtgcatacccataaccagggataagttcgctgaaagaccctagagggaagtacaatttcaactgctacctgtacaacaaagataaggaggagggccccttttttttttttttttttttttttttttgttgagaacaaagaaacaaacaaacagagcaaaagtgaccaaagttaactatccaaactaTCCAAACTATCCAAACACAAGGCAGGTGATGCTTCCTTAGTGGCGGCTGTTGGTTACGAGAAACTGGAGACTGATACTGACTGGAGTGGCCTACAGTGGTTCTCTGACTAGTAGCTGTGATTCACATTTGGCTGATCCCACTGGATCCATCTAGTTCACTTACTGTCAGGGCTCAGGGCATGAATCCAGGTGCAGAGATTGGGGCACGGAGGCAGAAGTGatataacaaatatattttactcATGGCTATAGAGTAACAGGACAAGGGTAAAGAGAGGCTCAAATCATACCTGCAAATTAGCAGCTGGAACAAGTGCAACAAAACACTAAGATTGAGAAAAAAACACTAAGATTGAGCAACAAAAGACAGAACTAGGAACTTACACTTACCAACAGGGTAACAGACTCATTAAATCAATTATACAACAATGACACCAATCACAAGGAAAAGACTAGGCAAACAACAAGAGAAACAGAAGTTGGCGACCTCTGGTGGGCAGAAACAGAAATGGTAACTGATAGCTTCTTTTAAATGATTCACTTATATTGTTTGTTCAGATTCGCTGTACAGGGCACGATGTTAATCGAACATAACAAGCTAGGAAGGACTAAATGGTGATGACATTTGAAGTGTAAAATCCTTGATCTTATGACAACATTCCTACTGTatgattctttttttccccagttcaCCGGAGACGCAGAGGTCTGCGCAAGAGACAGCTGTCTGGAGTGAACAACAAAGGTGCAGAATTTGTTTTAGTCTCTAAATCGGTATGCAACAGTTGTGCCCTACAGTATGGCTGTTGTGACCAAAAATTAAGAGATTACCTATCCATGTTGTTGAAATTGAGTTGAGAATTTGCAATCACACACAATTCAAAAATATCAAGGGCAACACTCAAAGGATATCAAATATTAAAGTGACCATTGCCATCTTATTATACCATGAAAtttatatttgaatttgaatggggtaaaaatgtgttttttacaaTATATAAAATTGGAAAACAACATACTCTGAGTTTACATGACTaagatgaaaaaatgtttttctatcTTTACAACAGTATGCCCAGGGGTTGTGGAGTCAACACAGCAAGTCAGTGTGATCAGACAGACATACCGCTGGGTCCTGGCAATCCCAAGCAAGAGCCTCAGCATGAATTTCCAAGAGGTGAGCCTTAGTGTGTCTTAATGTGCTGATAGAATGCAACTTGCAGATGGCCTAATCATTTTGTGTTGAGAAGGCCATGCATTGAACTTGAACATTGAAAATCTGCCACTCAGCAATTAATTTGTAATTGCCAATAACCACAGCTACACATAGGCTATTGGTTTCAAAGGCATTGTCATCATATCATCCTTTTCACATTAGGCCATCTTGCTCTCTGCCTGCTTTCAGGTGCTTGTGGATCTGGCCTCCAAGAATGAGCGAGGCCTGTATGAGGCACGCATCCGAGCCATGGTCGCAGGCCGGCCCCTGACCTTCTACAGCCTGGTGGGATTGGAGAGTGAGGCGTTCTACCGAAGCATGCCTCGTGTCATTGCCATGGCACTGGACACACTCAAGGCataaaatggccaaaaaaagGAATGCAAACCCCAGTATTTGGGACAGCTATCAGTAGGCTACATAGGCTACTGTCTTCTCCGGTCAACAGACTTCTCAAAGGACTGCTGATTTCACACAAGTATAGAAGAGACAACATTGATTTTCACACAATcttgatggaaaaaaacaaacaaatattttaaaattctgGCTTGCTGCTGGACACAAGAAAGAATATATAGCATCCATCTTGGTAATTCAATTTGGCCAAAAACGTCTTGCATCATATCTATCGATCAGTGTGTATTTCTGATTTTATTTGTCTTGCTTTTTGTCTTGCTTATCATGCTGTTCCCCCAGGCTTCTTATCTGAGACCTGCAGTGtggaaaacagctgaagctttgGCAGCCATTTCTTTACAGTTTAAGAGAAGATCCATTTTCTGAGTGCCCTGTCACTGACTGTCAAGCAAATTTTTAATTCTAAATTCTGAAGTATTCTAACTCAAGTCATCTGAATGTATAGAGAATGGCTGAAAACAACCTAATTTCTCAGCCACTGCAATGGGTCATTTCACCCAGCAGGGAAAATTCTCTCTGACCTAACTTATGAGCCTTTTTGTGTGGATATTTGTCAAATAAgttattcaaaatggctgattttGCAATGGTTGAACCTTTTGTGAAAATAGCTGAAT includes these proteins:
- the prss56 gene encoding serine protease 56 — protein: MRVNRIITHPKFNPKTFNNDIALVELTSPVVLSDRVSPVCLPSGQEPPVGTPCLVAGWGSMYEDGPPADKVMEAKVPLLPQNTCKNTLGKDLVTNTMFCAGYLSGGIDSCQGDSGGPLIYPDRISGRFQLYGITSWGDGCGEKGKPGVYTRVTAFSDWILGEIQKSSGSREPTCPELLKTSELSEEQQRSEFRSLCRFYTLTCPPSHGVAACTKVAEDKCLNRYKKCQLRSFLQTLLDLLQRAEDYIREKVDLTFFTQTLPQLVEHIYSTAFSGRERRQAPVQTEQVGVTAAPEEVGHHSPPLFEEVGPLVDDWANYLRGIAEDLDRSATDQDHKPLPQEKRLFLQGEDGALYQLEGEYRSLISQLRSRLGSGDAPAKASTDLAIPHEDSDISSSAGAERAVPSRTSPQSQGKIPTSMVHTAWEFGEQTTKTSPDILPTHVSLDQAMEHNPQVSRLNPLSSSRSAPRADTPDASEPTTSDPTQMLLLVPPTLFPFKNNPAHRRQTVHRRRRGLRKRQLSGVNNKVCPGVVESTQQVSVIRQTYRWVLAIPSKSLSMNFQEVLVDLASKNERGLYEARIRAMVAGRPLTFYSLVGLESEAFYRSMPRVIAMALDTLKA